The Carassius auratus strain Wakin chromosome 40, ASM336829v1, whole genome shotgun sequence genome has a segment encoding these proteins:
- the LOC113058926 gene encoding olfactory receptor 2L5-like produces MSVGNVSFIKDFVIVGFPGLQPHYYGLVSALLFFVYVFTLVGNAIFLGLFIMSRSLQKPVYYCIVNLVVCDVLFSTTTLPKIISRYWFQDGSISFMGCFLQMFFVHYFGSVTARLLAVMAIDRYAAICFPLRYHSLMTNRNVFILILGSWLLGLIGPLMMIIRAYPLPYCASNYIVHCYCDHIAITTLACTDREEYSYPAFIHAMIVLLGSLAVIVFSYCAIIVAVLRISSAQGRMKTFSTCSPQLIIIALFFLPRCFNYLSSNINIKFSTDLRLVIIMMYSLLPPMINPLIYCLRTDEVMKVLRKKIQRKKIDTKSGKT; encoded by the coding sequence ATGTCAGTGGGAAACGTCAGCTTTATAAAGGATTTTGTGATAGTCGGCTTTCCTGGACTTCAGCCTCATTACTATGGCCTTGTCTCAGCgcttctgttttttgtttatgtgtttacATTGGTGGGAAATGCTATATTTTTGGGATTGTTTATAATGAGTAGGAGCCTTCAGAAACCTGTATACTATTGCATTGTAAATCTAGTTGTGTGTGATGTACTATTCAGCACTACAACATTACCAAAGATAATCAGCAGGTACTGGTTCCAAGATGGAAGCATATCATTCATGGGCTGCTTTCTTCAGATgttttttgtgcattattttgGCTCAGTCACTGCACGATTGTTGGCAGTAATGGCTATCGATCGCTATGCAGCAATCTGTTTCCCACTTCGGTATCATAGTCTCATGACAAACAGAAATGTATTCATTCTGATCTTGGGCTCTTGGTTGCTGGGTTTGATAGGCCCCTTGATGATGATCATTCGAGCTTATCCTCTTCCTTACTGTGCGAGCAATTACATTGTGCACTGTTACTGTGATCATATTGCCATCACAACATTGGCATGCACTGACAGAGAAGAATATAGTTATCCAGCATTCATTCATGCTATGATAGTACTGCTGGGCTCTCTTGCTGTAATTGTTTTCTCTTACTGTGCTATCATTGTGGCAGTTCTGCGTATATCGAGTGCTCAAGGAAGGATGAAGACTTTCTCCACCTGCAGTCCTCAGCTCATCATAATTGCCCTTTTTTTCCTACCCAGATGTTTTaattatttgtcaagcaatattaatataaaattcagTACTGATTTGCGATTAGTCATTATAATGATGTATAGCCTTTTACCCCCCATGATCAACCCCCTCATTTATTGTTTAAGAACAGATGAGGTAATGaaggttttaagaaaaaaaattcaaaggaaaaaaatagaCACTAAATCAGGGAAGACTTGA